The genomic window CCCAGGTGCGGGATTATGGCAAACAGGAATACATTTACAAAACCGTGTGTAAATGATACAAAAGAGATACTGTGCGTCCTGAGGAACATATAACCCAGAATCAGTCCTGCAAATGCTGTCATAAGTACTTCTAAAGGGGCACCATAGCCCGAGTGCATTACACCAAACAACAAACTGGTTATTATTAATCCCGGCCAGATACCAAAAGTTTCTACAAGTCTGGTCTGCAGGATGTACCTGAAGATCAATTCTTCGACAAATCCTACAAAAAGCACCATTACCAGAGAGATCTTGAGGATGCTGATAAATGAGAGGTCCGGTACCAAATAATCACTTGCAATAATTGCATATTCACCCTGGGCAATTGCAACTGCAACCAGGATTGCCAGAGTAACATAGAGAAGCCACATCCTGTTTGCTTTGAGAAAACCGAAAGCTTTCAGAGTAAAATCCTGTTCCTTGGCAACCAGGTAGACAGGAATAATAAGAGGGGCGTAGATGAATACGAATACGTACAGGGTTGTTTCGAAAAAGATAGGCATGGAGATATTTACCAATCTCAGCAGGGGCAATAATAGCAAGGCCTGAAAGGCCATTGTAACCTGCCTGTTATCAAAAAAGATGGATGCCAGAGGAAGACCTACAATTAAACCCACGTGGATACAGATGGAAAGATAATCCATTTCGACAAAAAGTAACATTTCTGCCAGCATAATGAGCAGTATTGGCACCATAATTACAGCTGAATTCCGGTTAAACTGTACATCTGACAGATCCGGTAAAGCCACATTTTTGAATGGATGAAGTTCAGTCATTTATATCCTCCGATACATTGATCCAGAGATGCAGATCCCTGTAGGATTCTGTATAATTACCATCTTTATAGAGCAAAAACTGTAGTCTCATGTCCGTGCCGTTAAACGGCGGAGTAACCGTGACAGGTTGCTCCCAGGTCTGGTTATGCTCAAGGTTTACCTGTTGTATGGTTTGCAGGGATTGATTTTCTAATTGTATGTCAATAGTATAATTGACATCCTCATATTCATGATTCACCACACCGATAATTACCTTTCCACTGTCTCCAAGAGTATAATTGACAGGGTAATCATCCGCCATGCCTCCTGGACCCAGGATATAGAATTCGGTGAACTGTTCCCCCTGTTTCGGAGTTACTACCACATAGATCAGGGTTACTACCGAGGCCAAGATCGAAATTACCAGAATTATTGTTAGTGCCTTGTCCAACCTGGACTGGGATTCGGAGTGAAATTCGTCCTGCAGGGATTCGTAGGATTGCCTGAAGGGTACGTAAAATGCATCTTCTTCAGGAAGATTGGAGCGGCGCACCACGGCTATGATACACATACCGATTGTGAAGATGGATAGTGAGATCAGTATAGGCAACAGACGGATACCCCACGGTGTGTAGTTCAATCCCAGACCTATCAGAGGCACCACTGCAATACTCAGACCAAAACTCAAAGCCACACGTTCAATGCCATCCAGATCATCTTTCTTGGGAAATAGGGCGGCAATCAGCGCATAACCCGGCAGGAACAATACCATGGGCAGGCCCAAAACAGTACGAATGGCCGAATCACTGAGTTGGGGAATGAGAATAAATACTGCCGTCAGGAGTACCAGGCCTACGACAACTTGTATGTCAACAGGGATTTTTCTTATATCCGCCAATATATACCCTCAAATTGATTGCAGAACCAAATGTTACAATGTTTAAATATTATTCGGTCAGCAAATATATAATTCACATTGTAGCCGAGAAACGAAATTTAGTGATAAGATTAATCAAAAAAGGATTGGCTGTAATTATTACAGCCGTCTTCGCATCACATACAGAATGCAGAGGATTCCAAGTATTGGAAATACCCCCAGACCCGGAATGGAATGGGTTTTTGCAGTATCTGTTGTGTTCTCAGAAATTGTTTCACTAGCCAATTCTTCCGCAATATCTTCAGGTTGTGGTTTGGAACTCTTTTCCATACCTGTTTCCTGCTCCACAGCCGAAATGGCAAAAGGGGAAAAATGATCGGTCTGTGCCTCGAAGTAGAAATGGTCTGCATCTTGCCCTGTCTGCACGGTTTCCAGAGCCTGCCATTTATAGTCATAATTGAAAAGTGTAATCATAGAGGGCATTATTCTGTTTTCAGACAACCATGTTTTGTTCACCTTAAAACCAATCACAGGATTTTCCATGTTTTCAGCATCAAAGGCATTATTACCCACCCAGATATTGAAATTGCTGTAA from Methanohalophilus halophilus includes these protein-coding regions:
- a CDS encoding CPBP family intramembrane glutamic endopeptidase encodes the protein MTELHPFKNVALPDLSDVQFNRNSAVIMVPILLIMLAEMLLFVEMDYLSICIHVGLIVGLPLASIFFDNRQVTMAFQALLLLPLLRLVNISMPIFFETTLYVFVFIYAPLIIPVYLVAKEQDFTLKAFGFLKANRMWLLYVTLAILVAVAIAQGEYAIIASDYLVPDLSFISILKISLVMVLFVGFVEELIFRYILQTRLVETFGIWPGLIITSLLFGVMHSGYGAPLEVLMTAFAGLILGYMFLRTHSISFVSFTHGFVNVFLFAIIPHLGPGLGLF
- a CDS encoding DUF1616 domain-containing protein codes for the protein MADIRKIPVDIQVVVGLVLLTAVFILIPQLSDSAIRTVLGLPMVLFLPGYALIAALFPKKDDLDGIERVALSFGLSIAVVPLIGLGLNYTPWGIRLLPILISLSIFTIGMCIIAVVRRSNLPEEDAFYVPFRQSYESLQDEFHSESQSRLDKALTIILVISILASVVTLIYVVVTPKQGEQFTEFYILGPGGMADDYPVNYTLGDSGKVIIGVVNHEYEDVNYTIDIQLENQSLQTIQQVNLEHNQTWEQPVTVTPPFNGTDMRLQFLLYKDGNYTESYRDLHLWINVSEDIND